The bacterium genome has a segment encoding these proteins:
- a CDS encoding translocation/assembly module TamB domain-containing protein — protein MGAKPGSRKGFAFRGALGRREDPVSPPSSGRKPRWPWALASLAVLTGAYLYFQDRIVDANLRPLIQQKLSEVIQSPVTLGSVRAGWTGHVLLNDLSMTVPGYPWESKVRVQQVSLDLALWDLAVRHRPIEECLQSLTLLRPEITLTRSSHSQAPVTALSGSSPALAAPIPVIPAGQVAIKSGSFSIQNGKEPRLVFRDLDFRARSVGHGTWGLSLQAFSPEKQDPGSLRFNGSFHLDPQAPGTKGMLKLDHWPLATLGPALKGTTGWDVTQGFVSIQTPLVFQAGKPLWFDGHADLADADLKTPGPLVLTFNGITGRANLRPTEVKILDELSFNLGATPWKATGLIPMDGRPLAARAVSDHLAASTILEDLLKVKAGKVEGSTGSANLLVSGALADPSVSGSARLGPTTVAGWPLESLSVHGKFEQQTLKFDSISGKLMGGSLSGNGFISLADQPDAPVSLSGRLVDLDAGQAAGILGISQTQGRINADIRYYGPRDRTTLSSTSQLEIFRTLRNTPFHYSIRNNVQWKDNRMQVTAILNEKSKLEAVFTEGPDAWTLERFLAVADKRSIRLTGSGVWPKSQDQPIQLEVGGKGIPLEGLPFFSDQFPEVEGKVDLSIKVGGTRREIAATAKLDSEKVSLKGQEPGPMRVALTYRPGEILFDRLEIGENGDKFSVSGRVGLDPQAPMDLSIKANDVPLQTIAEIGGWNNPPQPFEGSVKGQLHLTGTKKNPLLQGDDIRVAGLKVGDWHAEDLEASLKMDGGKLMVRRLLLDQKGGSLNITGTWDTQAHPGAMAMKFDAKGFQLGMGPSLTGVFVWNAQITGDPFWKAWTGTFASQDFSLTDLNQKTYRFTDLGLTADMADSRLKGKVHLGGAIQGTTELDLAGETPQLQAQLRFEPVPFEQLPEVNQFLPAGLKITGKFSGDLKLEKGPWATLPLSGSLQLVQGKVQNYDFDHIGFQFNGDKKKLQATATLQRDLAKYNLEGSLESPLAVWDPTAALSVHGPVEKEKLRNLLALLGIDTDQKRVGGEVNGELSVKGPLNKLGIGFSLSGKDLRYQSTLIPSADLHFTESGNKITLGKNRIELEKGTIRIGEGSLELDPEDPTLVLMSMKAETKDVPLGPFHLTSSLQMTGKASLGAKAGRPDFEGNLSLLEQGNDPKQQPKPFDLSVRVKDKVVDFLPLEAGKAQLVGEVDLSQDQKVAFKDLRLLNYAGVFTVDGNLDLGGGACHLVSDAKDVPIQEIAKWVFPNFPFLGMANYHLVLDGTLENPLFTTSLSLSQGRIGDLDFDLLDGVLRSKDNTLYLGDDQNPISLNRGGKFNFTVRGKMPIALTKDSWLKVQNRNMDIDAKMNKGDFSLILLGGLAKKASGAMDFSAHVGGTLDNPDLTMDLDLNNCQMVPGMVAERIEDISGRIKVRHNTLAVDSLNGRIGQGRVFISSPPIEQSKMKLVNFVPQYFDFRVQTVGEHGVWLSIPTIMRPGEWGEILFYGATPNDPLVISGPLEHLVVSGTALLQSGHFTFPPIQALDENGKPIEYRELAGVTFDLKLVSGKNTWYSNDFNTNYLELQVDPGNAIKIEGRDSDSTPDEAGIKCYGTASTTRGWLWYLNHKFTMESGWVQLSKGAKPFIKGRAVDHWHNVEVITAGGVRNTDVDIWVNLSGTFGKIDFNLESSPPFDPTDPDKQQKLLLSYIMFGKDMTGYTAQALQQAYEHDYGQAAKSAVFDAINRMALNEASRAAREYTQKWLGSDVQFKGQPLAAGPGSAATPVAGGPEATGNSLVANSSPFLQMELTKPLDPKLSLKTQVGFNRGVTGDLSPTGSMGLQYDFTSKLHGDISYGSNDLNQQEARASFMFTEPLPDIKVAKKDDKEKPNFERFDVYPVGPGKYSVLWTTDKVTKNTLSVLDGDGNEVQVKVENKDFEYRHEMVIDGLTPDADYDFRITAKDLNGNTRSVIKRVTASNQ, from the coding sequence TCCAGAACGGAAAGGAGCCCCGACTGGTCTTCCGCGACCTGGATTTTCGGGCCCGATCGGTGGGGCATGGGACCTGGGGCCTCTCGCTCCAAGCCTTCTCCCCGGAGAAACAAGATCCTGGGTCCCTGCGTTTCAACGGCAGTTTCCACTTGGATCCCCAGGCCCCAGGTACCAAAGGGATGCTGAAACTCGATCACTGGCCCTTGGCCACCTTGGGTCCCGCTTTGAAGGGGACGACCGGCTGGGATGTGACCCAAGGTTTCGTGTCCATCCAGACCCCCTTGGTCTTTCAGGCGGGCAAACCCCTTTGGTTCGATGGGCACGCGGATCTGGCGGACGCGGACCTCAAGACGCCTGGTCCCTTGGTCTTGACCTTCAATGGGATCACGGGCCGGGCCAACCTGCGTCCCACGGAGGTCAAGATCCTGGATGAATTGAGCTTCAACCTCGGGGCCACGCCCTGGAAGGCCACCGGACTTATCCCCATGGACGGACGTCCACTGGCAGCCCGGGCGGTCAGCGATCATTTGGCCGCTTCGACCATCCTGGAGGACCTGCTCAAGGTGAAGGCAGGGAAGGTGGAGGGGTCCACCGGGAGCGCGAACCTCCTCGTTTCCGGGGCTCTGGCGGATCCTTCCGTATCGGGAAGCGCGAGATTGGGGCCCACGACGGTGGCCGGATGGCCCCTGGAAAGCCTGTCGGTCCACGGGAAGTTCGAGCAACAGACCCTGAAGTTCGATTCCATCTCCGGGAAATTGATGGGCGGATCCTTGTCGGGAAATGGGTTCATTTCCTTGGCGGACCAGCCGGATGCCCCTGTTTCACTGTCCGGGCGCCTCGTGGACCTGGATGCGGGCCAGGCTGCGGGGATCCTGGGGATCTCCCAAACCCAGGGCCGGATCAATGCGGATATCCGCTATTACGGTCCACGGGACCGGACGACCCTTTCCTCGACCAGTCAACTGGAGATCTTCCGGACACTCCGCAATACGCCCTTTCATTACTCCATTCGCAACAATGTTCAATGGAAGGACAACCGGATGCAGGTGACGGCGATCTTGAACGAAAAATCCAAGTTGGAGGCGGTCTTCACCGAGGGGCCCGATGCCTGGACCTTGGAGCGTTTCCTAGCGGTAGCGGACAAGAGATCCATTCGCTTGACGGGAAGCGGGGTTTGGCCCAAATCCCAGGACCAACCCATTCAACTGGAGGTGGGCGGGAAGGGGATCCCCTTGGAGGGGTTGCCCTTTTTCAGTGACCAGTTCCCGGAGGTCGAAGGGAAGGTGGACCTGTCCATCAAGGTCGGGGGAACCCGTCGGGAGATCGCGGCCACGGCCAAGCTCGATTCGGAGAAGGTGAGCCTCAAGGGCCAGGAACCCGGTCCCATGCGGGTGGCCCTGACCTATCGTCCGGGCGAGATCCTTTTCGACCGTCTGGAGATCGGGGAGAACGGGGACAAATTCTCGGTCTCGGGCCGCGTGGGCCTGGACCCGCAGGCCCCGATGGACCTTTCCATCAAGGCCAATGACGTCCCCCTGCAGACGATCGCCGAGATCGGGGGATGGAACAATCCTCCACAGCCCTTCGAGGGTTCGGTCAAGGGACAGCTCCATTTGACGGGAACCAAAAAGAACCCCCTTTTACAAGGAGACGATATCCGGGTCGCCGGTTTGAAGGTGGGGGATTGGCACGCGGAGGACCTGGAGGCGTCCTTGAAAATGGACGGTGGGAAGCTGATGGTCCGCCGTCTCTTGCTGGACCAAAAGGGTGGATCCTTGAACATCACCGGGACTTGGGACACCCAGGCCCATCCCGGGGCCATGGCCATGAAATTCGACGCCAAAGGCTTCCAATTGGGGATGGGGCCTTCCCTGACGGGGGTCTTCGTCTGGAACGCCCAGATCACCGGGGACCCCTTTTGGAAGGCCTGGACGGGGACCTTCGCTTCCCAGGACTTCAGCCTGACCGACCTGAACCAGAAGACCTACCGGTTCACCGATCTTGGTTTGACCGCCGACATGGCCGATTCCAGGCTCAAGGGCAAGGTTCACCTGGGCGGGGCCATTCAAGGAACAACCGAACTGGACCTTGCCGGAGAGACCCCGCAGCTCCAAGCCCAATTGAGATTCGAACCGGTGCCGTTCGAACAACTTCCGGAGGTCAATCAATTCCTTCCCGCGGGGCTCAAGATCACGGGGAAATTCAGCGGGGACCTGAAATTGGAAAAAGGGCCTTGGGCCACCTTGCCCCTGTCCGGCTCCCTTCAATTGGTCCAGGGAAAGGTCCAGAACTACGACTTCGACCACATCGGCTTCCAATTCAATGGTGATAAAAAGAAGCTCCAAGCCACCGCGACCCTGCAACGGGACCTGGCCAAATACAACCTGGAGGGTTCCCTGGAATCCCCGCTGGCGGTCTGGGATCCGACCGCGGCACTGTCGGTCCATGGTCCGGTCGAAAAGGAAAAGCTTCGCAATTTGCTCGCTCTCCTGGGCATTGATACCGACCAAAAAAGGGTGGGCGGGGAGGTGAACGGGGAACTTTCGGTCAAGGGGCCCTTGAACAAGCTGGGCATCGGGTTTTCCTTGTCCGGAAAGGACCTGCGCTATCAATCGACCTTGATCCCATCGGCGGACCTGCATTTCACCGAATCGGGCAACAAGATCACCTTGGGCAAGAACCGGATCGAACTGGAAAAGGGGACCATTCGGATCGGGGAAGGGTCGCTGGAATTGGATCCCGAGGATCCCACGCTTGTCCTGATGTCGATGAAGGCGGAGACCAAGGATGTCCCCCTTGGTCCCTTTCATTTGACCAGCAGCCTTCAAATGACCGGGAAAGCTTCCCTGGGAGCCAAGGCCGGGCGTCCTGATTTCGAGGGGAATCTCTCGCTCTTGGAACAGGGGAATGACCCGAAACAACAGCCCAAGCCCTTCGATCTTTCGGTGCGGGTCAAGGACAAGGTGGTGGATTTCCTGCCGCTGGAGGCCGGGAAGGCCCAATTGGTGGGGGAAGTGGACCTATCCCAGGACCAAAAGGTGGCCTTCAAGGACCTCCGGTTGCTGAATTACGCGGGGGTTTTCACCGTGGACGGGAACCTGGACCTGGGTGGAGGAGCCTGTCACCTGGTTTCCGACGCGAAGGATGTGCCGATCCAGGAGATCGCCAAATGGGTCTTCCCGAATTTCCCTTTCCTGGGCATGGCCAATTATCACCTGGTCCTGGACGGGACCCTGGAGAACCCCCTTTTCACCACGTCCCTTTCCCTTTCCCAAGGGCGCATCGGGGATTTGGACTTCGACCTGTTGGACGGGGTCCTGAGGTCCAAGGACAACACCCTTTATTTGGGGGATGACCAAAATCCCATCAGCCTGAACCGCGGCGGAAAGTTCAATTTCACCGTGCGGGGCAAGATGCCCATCGCCCTGACGAAGGACAGCTGGTTGAAGGTGCAGAACCGGAACATGGACATCGACGCCAAGATGAACAAGGGCGATTTCAGCCTCATCCTCCTGGGCGGATTGGCCAAGAAGGCCTCGGGGGCCATGGATTTCTCCGCCCATGTTGGCGGGACCTTGGACAATCCGGACCTGACGATGGACCTGGACCTGAACAATTGTCAAATGGTCCCCGGTATGGTGGCGGAGCGGATCGAGGACATCAGCGGACGCATCAAGGTCCGTCACAACACCTTGGCGGTGGATTCCTTGAACGGCCGCATCGGGCAAGGGCGGGTCTTCATCTCATCGCCTCCTATCGAACAGAGCAAGATGAAGTTGGTCAATTTCGTTCCCCAGTATTTCGACTTCCGGGTCCAGACCGTCGGGGAACATGGCGTCTGGTTGAGCATCCCCACCATCATGCGTCCCGGGGAATGGGGCGAGATCCTCTTCTATGGCGCCACCCCGAACGACCCCTTGGTCATCTCCGGGCCCCTGGAGCATTTGGTGGTCAGCGGGACGGCCCTGCTCCAAAGCGGCCATTTCACCTTCCCGCCCATCCAGGCATTGGATGAGAACGGAAAACCCATCGAATACCGGGAATTGGCCGGGGTGACCTTCGACCTGAAGCTGGTCTCCGGAAAGAACACTTGGTACTCGAACGACTTCAATACCAATTACCTGGAGCTGCAGGTGGACCCGGGGAACGCCATCAAGATCGAGGGGCGGGATTCGGACAGTACCCCGGACGAGGCGGGCATCAAGTGCTACGGCACGGCCAGCACGACCCGCGGATGGTTGTGGTATTTGAACCACAAATTCACGATGGAGTCGGGATGGGTCCAGCTTTCCAAGGGGGCCAAACCTTTCATCAAGGGACGCGCAGTGGACCATTGGCACAATGTGGAGGTGATCACGGCGGGGGGGGTGCGTAATACCGACGTCGATATCTGGGTCAACCTGAGCGGGACCTTCGGGAAGATCGACTTCAACCTGGAATCCAGCCCGCCTTTCGACCCCACGGATCCGGACAAGCAACAGAAGCTATTGCTCTCCTACATCATGTTCGGGAAGGACATGACGGGCTACACCGCCCAGGCCCTCCAACAGGCCTATGAACATGACTACGGACAGGCGGCTAAATCGGCGGTGTTCGACGCCATCAACCGAATGGCCCTGAATGAGGCCTCCCGGGCGGCGCGGGAATACACCCAAAAATGGCTGGGGAGCGATGTTCAATTCAAGGGTCAACCCTTGGCTGCCGGACCTGGCTCGGCCGCCACGCCGGTGGCGGGAGGGCCCGAAGCCACGGGGAACAGCCTCGTGGCCAACAGCTCGCCTTTTCTTCAGATGGAATTGACCAAGCCCTTGGATCCCAAGCTTTCCCTGAAGACACAGGTCGGCTTCAACCGAGGGGTGACCGGGGACCTTTCGCCGACAGGATCGATGGGGCTCCAATATGACTTCACTTCCAAGCTCCACGGGGACATCTCCTATGGGAGCAACGACTTGAACCAGCAGGAAGCCCGGGCCAGTTTCATGTTCACGGAACCTCTCCCGGACATCAAGGTGGCTAAGAAGGACGACAAGGAAAAACCGAACTTCGAGAGATTCGATGTCTATCCGGTGGGGCCCGGCAAATATTCGGTCCTTTGGACCACGGACAAGGTCACCAAGAACACCTTGTCGGTGCTGGACGGAGACGGGAACGAGGTCCAGGTCAAGGTCGAGAACAAGGACTTCGAATACCGGCATGAGATGGTCATCGATGGGCTGACACCGGACGCCGACTATGACTTTCGGATCACGGCCAAGGACCTGAACGGCAATACGCGCAGCGTCATCAAGCGGGTCACGGCTTCCAACCAATAA